The Penicillium oxalicum strain HP7-1 chromosome VI, whole genome shotgun sequence genome window below encodes:
- a CDS encoding Trans-enoyl reductase ccsC produces the protein MPSRFPAPGARIGCDFAGIVLSIGPEAARIRRDLRIGDRVCGGIHGSNPIDLPSGSFSQYVAAHADLLLKLPNKLSFAQGAVLGGSVFATLWIALYESLGLEGTPDMPLQDDPPPVLVYGGSTSTGTAALQILRLSGYRPIATCSPHNNDLVRAAGAEKVFDYRSETCAADIKSYTNGRLRHVLDIITDLQSQLICYDTFSRVGGKYTCLEQPAEELHLRRTVRKEMIVGLAASGKEIALADGYERTANPQLRARSGEFFQTIQRLVDEGKFVPHPTRTVEGGFEGILKCLDILKSGGTSGEKLVVFLDRENP, from the exons ATGCCTTCCCGCTTTCCTGCCCCCGGAGCTCGAATCGGCTGTGACTTTGCCGGCATCGTGCTATCCATTGGTCCTGAAGCAGCTCGCATCCGAAGAGACCTTCGCATCGGCGATCGGGTATGCGGTGGCATTCACGGGTCAAATCCTATCGATCTACCATCAGGTAGCTTCTCGCAGTACGTAGCTGCTCATGCAGACCTGCTCTTGAAACTGCCAAACAAGCTCTCCTTTGCGCAAGGGGCCGTTCTCGGAGGCAGCGTGTTCGCAACTCTGTGGATTGCCCTGTACGAGTCTCTTGGTCTGGAAGGGACCCCCGACATGCCTCTTCAGGACGATCCACCACCCGTGTTGGTCTACGGGGGTAGTACCTCCACTGGAACAGCAGCTCTCCAAATTCTGCGACT CTCTGGATATCGTCCCATAGCCACCTGCTCTCCCCACAATAACGACCTCGTGAGAGCCGCCGGTGCTGAGAAGGTCTTTGACTACCGATCCGAGACCTGTGCAGCCGACATCAAGAGCTACACCAATGGCCGCCTTCGGCACGTTCTCGACATCATCACTGACCTCCAATCCCAACTGATCTGCTACGACACCTTCAGCCGCGTGGGGGGCAAGTACACCTGCCTTGAACAGCCCGCGGAAGAATTGCATCTCCGACGCACCGTTCGCAAGGAGATGATTGTTGGGTTGGCTGCCAGTGGTAAGGAGATTGCCCTGGCGGACGGCTACGAGCGCACCGCCAACCCCCAGTTGCGCGCCCGCAGTGGTGAGTTTTTCCAGACCATTCAACGACTAGTAGACGAGGGCAAATTCGTTCCTCACCCCACCAGGACGGTTGAAGGAGGATTCGAAGGGATCCTGAAATGTCTGGATATCCTTAAATCAGGAGGGACGTCTGGCGAGAAATTGGTGGTGTTTCTCGATCGAGAAAATCCCTGA
- a CDS encoding Hydrolyase ccsE: MHRFFKSEFFNFEFIRILSAAPYGGAEIAECLVAAGQITNDDPESWHRAWIIQADKAKALGDEALHSGDTVSARRAYLRASNYRASGYMFHDRPGAPDARVLPLAQQVLDTYALTLPLLDTGEASQLKIPFENYQLAAYLYLPRDRTKPVPVLLSLGGADSIQEELYYVYAASGPQLGYAVLTFEGPGQGITLRRDKMHMRPDWEVVVGRVLDFLTAYMQQNPSVQLDLSRVAVVGASMGGYYALRAAVDPRIGACVSIDPFYDMWDFVRNHVSPALLNAWNAGWVPSRVVNGIMSMAMAASFQAKWEVGLAMWFFGVDSPTQTLRHMMKYTLARADGTSRLDQVKCPVLVSGATQSLYLEPESDVLRVFDALAHLGDERREIWIARSPEEGGLQAKIGAIGLVVQRTFRFLDQHLNVTR; the protein is encoded by the coding sequence ATGCATCGGTTCTTCAAATCTGAATTCTTCAACTTCGAATTCATCCGCATTCTCTCCGCCGCCCCCTACGGTGGAGCTGAAATCGCAGAATGCCTGGTGGCAGCCGGCCAAATCACCAACGATGACCCAGAGAGCTGGCATCGGGCGTGGATAATCCAGGCCGACAAAGCGAAAGCCCTGGGAGATGAAGCCCTGCACTCTGGTGACACCGTCTCCGCGCGACGAGCCTACCTTCGCGCCTCCAACTACCGCGCCAGTGGCTACATGTTCCACGATCGGCCGGGGGCACCGGACGCTCGCGTCTTGCCCCTGGCGCAGCAGGTCCTGGACACTTATGCTCTCACCTTACCGCTACTAGACACCGGCGAAGCAAGCCAGCTCAAGATCCCGTTTGAAAACTACCAACTCGCCGCGTACCTTTACCTTCCGCGCGACCGCACGAAGCCTGTACCCGTGCTACTCAGCCTCGGCGGTGCAGACTCCATCCAAGAAGAGCTGTACTACGTCTACGCAGCCAGCGGACCCCAATTGGGCTATGCCGTACTCACCTTCGAGGGACCGGGCCAGGGCATCACTCTTCGCCGCGACAAGATGCACATGCGCCCGGACTGGGAGGTCGTCGTCGGCCGCGTCCTCGACTTCCTGACGGCGTATATGCAGCAAAACCCCTCTGTGCAGCTGGACCTTTCACGCGTCGCGGTCGTCGGGGCCTCGATGGGGGGGTACTACGCCCTCCGCGCGGCTGTCGACCCGCGCATCGGGGCCTGCGTCTCGATCGACCCCTTCTACGACATGTGGGATTTTGTGCGCAACCACGTCTCGCCGGCCTTGCTGAACGCGTGGAACGCCGGGTGGGTGCCTTCGCGGGTCGTCAACGGCATCATGTCGATGGCGATGGCAGCTTCGTTCCAGGCTAAGTGGGAGGTCGGCCTCGCGATGTGGTTCTTCGGCGTCGACTCCCCGACGCAGACGCTGCGACATATGATGAAGTATACGCTCGCCCGCGCAGATGGGACGAGTCGGCTGGACCAGGTCAAGTGCCCTGTGTTGGTGTCCGGGGCGACGCAGTCACTGTATCTGGAGCCGGAGAGCGATGTGCTCCGTGTCTTTGATGCGTTGGCGCATCTGGGTGACGAGCGGCGCGAGATCTGGATCGCGAGGTCGCCGGAGGAAGGTGGTTTGCAGGCGAAGATCGGAGCGATCGGGCTGGTGGTGCAGAGGACATTTCGATTTTTAGATCAGCATCTTAATGTTACGCGGTAG
- a CDS encoding Cytochrome monooxygenase AKT7, with the protein MNALIGQLLNAPVALLKGATIALSFFSLYLFGLVIYRLIFHPLAQYPGPLLGRITNLYAAYHAWKGDIHEDIWRCHQKHGNCIRYAPDRLAFDTAKAVSDIYGYGGNVRKSQVYDTLVHRTANTLTMRDKKQHAQRRRIMSHGFSDAAIRSFEPRVQELIQTLCDLLIVKDASADSEWSAPQDMAPWFDYLTFDIMSSLIFSASYDTLRQEKYRSVIRAIEESNVRVSVLLQAPIVTLFRSDKKLFSQSILGRNHFTRFIGSTVKERVQKSKLLADRDIFSYFQSSKAAANGDSMNMNELSGEAATLIVAGSDTTATTLAATMFYLSQSADIYHRVAQEVRQCFNSEDEIHAGSQLNACRLLRACIDEALRMSPPAPPAGSALWREVEAGGITVNGRFVPEGYDVGVGIYAVHHNPTVYPQPFRFDPDRWLVDDTHDVRSAFMPFSLGTRSCIGKGLAQMEALLTLANIIWRYDFRAVPGGAVQPEYKLKDHVTGAKTGPVLQYRRIVRDKIMIG; encoded by the exons ATGAATGCCCTGATCGGACAGTTGTTGAACGCCCCTGTGGCCCTGTTGAAAGGGGCGACTATTGCGTTATCATTTTTTAGTCTCTAT CTGTTTGGCTTGGTCATTTACCGTCTCATCTTTCACCCACTTGCGCAGTATCCTGGACCGCTACTCGGCCGCATAACTAATCTCTATGCTGCATACCACGCATGGAAAGGCGACATTCACGAGGATATCTGGCGTTGCCATCAGAAACATG GCAACTGCATCCGATATGCCCCGGATCGGCTGGCTTTTGACACTGCCAAGGCAGTATCAG ACATCTATGGCTATGGTGGGAACGTTCGCAAATCACAAGTATACGACACGCTTGTCCATCGCACGGCCAACACTCTTACCATGCGCGACAAGAAGCAGCACGCCCAGCGACGACGCATCATGAGCCACGGTTTCTCGGACGCAGCCATTCGTTCATTTGAACCACGGGTCCAGGAGTTGATTCAGACTCTTTGCGACCTCCTGATTGTCAAAGATGCCAGCGCGGATAGCGAATGGAGCGCACCGCAGGATATGGCGCCTTGGT TTGACTACCTGACCTTCGACATCATGTCTTCACTTATTTTCAGTGCATCATACGACACCCTCCGCCAAGAGAAATACCGGTCGGTGATCCGCGCCATCGAAGAATCCAACGTCCGGGTCAGTGTCCTCCTACAGGCACCGATCGTCACCCTCTTCCGTAGCgacaagaagctcttctCACAGTCCATCCTCGGCCGTAACCACTTCACCCGGTTCATTGGTAGTACAGTCAAGGAACGAGTGCAGAAGAGCAAGCTCCTCGCCGACCGGGATATATTTTCGTACTTCCAGAGCAGCAAGGCTGCGGCCAATGGCGATTCTATGAACATGAATGAACTCAGCGGAGAGGCTGCCACTCTGATTGTTGCTG GCTCCGataccaccgccaccacTCTCGCAGCAACGATGTTCTACCTCAGCCAAAGCGCCGACATCTACCACCGAGTCGCCCAGGAAGTCCGCCAATGCTTCAACTCGGAGGATGAAATCCACGCAGGAAGCCAGTTGAACGCTTGTCGCCTACTGCGGGCGTGCATCGACGAGGCACTCCGCATGTCTCCGCCTGCGCCGCCTGCGGGCAGTGCGCTTTGGCGCGAGGTCGAGGCCGGTGGCATAACGGTCAATGGTCGTTTCGTACCCGAAGGCTATGATGTCGGCGTGGGGATCTACGCTGTTCACCACAACCCGACGGTCTACCCACAGCCATTCCGCTTTGACCCCGATCGCTGGCTGGTAGATGACACTCACGACGTGCGCAGTGCGTTTATGCCGTTTTCTCTGGGAACAAGAAGCTGTATCGGTAAGGGCTTGGCGCAGATGGAAGCTCTCTTGACACTGGCAAACATCATCTGGCGGTATGACTTCCGGGCTGTTCCCGGTGGGGCGGTCCAGCCAGAGTATAAGCTTAAGGATCATGTCACTGGAGCAAAAACCGGGCCTGTGTTGCAGTACCGTCGGATTGTTCGGGATAAGATAATGATAGGTTGA
- a CDS encoding Aminotransferase atnJ: protein MAPKDFFPPAPLDLDWDNIGIKVREVNGHVECAYNVATESWSEPQVVKGIDLTISGLSPALNYGQQAYEGMKAFRDPQGQIHIFRPEVHAARMAHSCEVVSIPPIPQVQFIRSVALAVSVNAEFVPPFDSSAALYIRPLAFGSGPQINLAQPEEYTFCVFVLPVTSLLGTKPVDALIMEEFDRTAPMGSGNAKVGGNYAPVLRWAAKARARGYGIPLHLDSKTRTEIDEFSAAGFIGVRDDDGKTTIVVPDSSCIIQSVTSDSCVQLARSYGWSVEVRPIKYTELPEFSEVLAVGTAAVIVPIGSITRDSLRDLIVYKPSEDGGYPCADKLFKSIKDIQRGLGKDVFNWCVPVHEPGAYFQPVSA, encoded by the exons ATGGCACCCAAAGACTTCTTTCCACCTGCTCCTCTGGACCTTG ACTGGGACAACATCGGTATCAAAGTCCGCGAGG TCAATGGACATGTTGAATGTGCCTACAACGTTGCGACTGAATCCTGGAGTGAGCCTCAAGTTGTCAAGGGCATTGACCTGACCATCAGCGGACTCTCACCTGCTCTCAACTATG GCCAGCAAGCATACGAAGGAATGAAAG CCTTTCGCGATCCGCAGGGTCAAATCCACATCTTCCGCCCGGAAGTGCACGCAGCGCGCATGGCCCATTCCTGTGAGGTCGTCTCCATTCCCCCTATTCCCCAGGTACAATTCATTCGGTCGGTCGCCTTAGCCGTGTCGGTGAACGCTGAGTTCGTTCCCCCCTTTGACAGTAGCGCTGCCCTTTACATCCGACCGCTGGCCTTTGGCTCCGGGCCTCAAATCAATCTTGCCCAGCCTGAAGAGTACACATTCTGTGTTTTCGTTCTTCCCGTCACAAGTCTTCTCGGCACCAAGCCTGTGGATGCCTTGATCATGGAGGAGTTTGATCGGACAGCTCCTATGGGTTCCGGGAATGCCAAGGTCGGTGGAAACTATGCTCCTGTTCTGCGTTGGGCTGCCAAAGCGCGCGCCCGGGGGTATGGAATTCCACTGCACCTAGACAGCAAGACGCGCACCGAGATCGATGAGTTCTCGGCTGCGGGCTTCATTGGTGTtagagatgatgatgggaagACTACGATAGTGGTTCCAGATAGTTCGTGTATCATCCAGAGTGTCACCAGCGACAGCTGCGTTCAGCTAGCAAGATCATATGGCTGGTCGGTTGAGGTCCGGCCG ATAAAATACACCGAGTTGCCCGAGTTTTCGGAAGTTTTGGCCGTTGGAACGGCGGCAGTTATCGTGCCCATCGGATCCATAACCCGCGACTCGCTCAGGGATCTGATCGTCTACAAGCCCTCGGAGGATGGAGGTTACCCGTGTGCAGACAAACTCTTCAAGTCGATCAAAGATATTCAGCGGGGATTGGGCAAGGATGTCTTCAACTGGTGTGTGCCGGTGCATGAGCCAGGTGCATATTTCCAGCCTGTTTCCGCCTGA